TCTGAACATCAACAAGAAGGCCACCCTTCACCGGGTGGCCTCAGGGCGAGACGAGCGTGCCTCTAAGCGGCCGAGGCGACGGCACCAATACCCCGGCTCCCTCTGGAGAGGGATTCGGGTGCCGTTCCAGCCTGCGCAAGTCGCGTAATTTCGTTGAGCCGATAGCGCAACGTTCCGGGCAGAATCTCCACCGGATTCAGCATGCCATCCTTGGTCATCCGCCAGATGGTGACTCGGTTCACGCTAAGCAGCTCCGCAGCCCGCTTCTGGGTCACGAGCAGGCGCTCACCATCTGCCGCTACGGTCGCAGAAACGACGCCAAGATCACCGTTGAGCAGTCGCTGCACGAACCCGCGCTCCGCCTCACTCAACGACGAATCAGAGGTCATCACCGTTTGCAGAATGGCGCGCGTGGTCGGATTCACGACAACATCATCGCCAGCGCCTTGATCGTCTCAAGCGTGCCGGCCTGCCGAAATTGCGGGGCACGGCTTACCCCGAATGCGGTAGATTCGCAGCCAATGGCTGCACCGGTCAGGTTGGACCCAACTCCGCCAGATACTGCATAAGACTGTCGTAGTTGATCAGTCGGATTCCGCGAACGGCTCCACGCTTCCGCAGCACGACGCTCTTCACCGGGGGCTTGTTTCCGTTGGCTGGTCCGGGGATCGTCAACTCGTTCAGCGTGCTGCGAGAGAGCCCGGTGTAAGGGCACCGATGGCTAGGCGCAGGCAGACGAATCCACTCGGGTTTTGGAGCCGTCCCAACCAGGGCGTCAGTCGTTTGAGTTTTCGGGTTCATGGTCCGGCTATAGACACGCCGGCGACGGTCTGTGCACTCGGGCCGCCCATTCGAATCACCCTGAGTCCCCTTCTCGGGAGCCGCATTTCCTCATGTTCACGAAAACCCGGTTGTTCACGTTTACGTGAACGCCGGCAAAAAAGTGAACGCCTGGCCTCGGAGAGCTGTAAGAAAAATACCCCTGTTTTTCTTACATATTGCCGACAACCAATCCTAGCTAAATCACTATACTATAGCCGCTAGCGATGACTAACCGGCGCTGGAGGGTTGCGCCCCGAACCCGAATGGTTTCAGCGACCCATCAAGCGCCATTACGCGCGAAACAGGGGCTCCAATTGGCCCCGAATCGCCACGACCACTTCAGCAAATTGTCCAGGCAGACCGGTGAGGCTGTTACGGCGAATGAACGCAGCCCACTGCGTCTGCTTGGTCGCGTCGTTGGCGAACGCATCGCTCAACGGGTCCGGCCACACGGGCAGCGGCGTCTGTCGGCGGGCGAAGGTCGCTTCGATTGCTCGGCGGAGCGTGGGGCCGTCGAGTTGAAAGCGTCGCGTGAGAAACCACACGTCGTGAAAGTCCTTCATCCGCGTGTTGGCGATGCCGAGCTTCGCCATCGCTTCGAATTTCTCCGCCACGACCGTGTAAACGGGATACGTGCGCACCTGCGGCGCCGGGAAATCCAGCAGCGTGGGAAAACTCGCCGTCTCCGGCGCGGGCGTGACCGCATCGCCGACACCGACATCGACTTGGACAGGCACCTCCGCCGGTCCGAGTTTGGCCATGATCCGGACGCGGACACCACCATAGGTGTTCTCCTCCCGAATATCCTCGGCGCGAACGGAAGCGGGATCGAACACCAGGCCATCATCCACAACCGGCAGCGTCACGACCTCCTGAAACAGCTTTTGGAGATCCTCCTTCTCCGAGGGGCCGAAGCCCAGCAAATCGAGGTCCCGCGTCGGGCGATGCGTCTTCTCGTCCCAGACGACGAACAGCATCGCTCCCTTCAGCAAGAAGCGGTCGGCATAAGCTGACTGGCTCAGACGAAAGAGCAGCCGCTCGATCCCGTAGCGCAGAAGCAGCAGGTTGAAATCGTCATCGCGGCGGGCGGCTTCGTTCTGCAATCGCACCTTCACCGATGCCGCCAGATTCTTCGGTGCGGCACTCATGTCAGCATCTCCAGATAAGGCTGCATGATTCGGCTGACGCGGCACACCGCCGCCGCCGCCGCGAGATCCTTCATGGAGAATTTCTTTCCCCGCCAGCCTTCCCGCAGCGCCTCGACCGCAACATCGAGGCCGTATTTCTGCCGATACTTGAAGCAGTCGGCCACCGTCTTCGCCGGCGAGTAAACCCGCACGGTTCCCCCGGTGAGGGTGTGCTCTTCGATCCCGAAGGTGTAGGCCGAACCGGAAAACTGGGCGAAGCGAAGCGGCAGGCTCACGCCACGCGGACGATTGCTGCCGCGCGGCAGCGCGAGCCACACCTGATGCGGCGATTGCGTCCCGATCCCGTGAAATTGCAGCGCGGAGACCAGGCAGACGACACCACGCGGCACCCGCTTGGCCGCTTCCACCAGAGATTGGTTTTGGTCGCCGTCGAAGCCCGCCGAGGCGTAGAGCCCACGTCCAAGCTGGCGGACTTGCTCCTGGCTCACAAGACGACGCAGATACTCGCGAGGGTAACCGGCCACGACCATGTCGCGGGCACGGAACACCCCCAGACGGCTGGCGTGGTCGCCGGCAGCCTTGAGGAGAGTCATGGTGTTACGTTCTATTTTCACTTCCTCATTTATGGTGTGAATACGTAACAATGACTCAAGGCGAAAAACCCGCCATGAGGATACGAGGATTCTCAGGGATGACTTGTCCATAAACGACTTCAGGCCAATTCGTTGAGGTAACCCATCAGGCTGTCGTAGCTGATCAGCCGGATGCCCCGGAGCGCACCCCGCTTGCGAAGGACGACGCTTTTGACGGGAGGAGTCCCGGCGTTGGCCGGGCCGGGGATCGTCAGCTCGTTGAGGGTGCTCCGGGACAGTCCCGTGAACCGGCACCGGCTACCGGGAGCCGGCAGACGGAGCCATTCCGGTTTCGGCGATTCGCGAGCAATGGCAGCGTGGGGAGAAGGAAGGGTCGCGTTCATGATTCTTCGTTTCGGTTGAGATTGAGTTGGGTTCAGACGCTCACCGTCAGGGTGGCCTCATGACGGAGTTCCATGCGCATGGCCGCGCGCGCCTGGACCTCGCCCGCGAGCTGTTCGATCATCGCGTCATGAAACCGGTTCGCGCGGTGGTGCACGGGAAACCCGAAGTCAGTCTTCTCCGTGCGCCACTCCACCGATGCGACCATGCGCTGATCACGGTGATCGAGGAGGCGAACGCCGCCGCCTTCGAAAGCTGGCGCCTGATTCAGGAACGCCTCGACCGCCTCCGGCGCCGAGTCGGTGCGATAGCCAGGAAGGAAAAGCCCGGCGCGGTTCTGCCGATAGATTTGATAATGTGCCACCGTCGCTTCCGCGTCGGGGCCGGTGATGGATGATGTCGTGTGGTTCGTTTTCATGGATGAGTTGGGTTTCGCTGCATCCATCTCTGCGACTCCCGGCGTCATCCTCAATCGAGCGGCCCTGCCGAAATCGCGGGGCGAATCCTACACCGGATTCGGTAGGCCCTGAGCATCGGGCGAAGCCTGCCGATCCATCACCTTGGAGTCATGCGACTCCCCACAAACCGAGCGGTGCCTGCGGACCCAAAGCGGCCGGCACCAGCCGACCGTCAGGCGAGGTCACTCCGGACTTCAGCACCGCGAGTCGCGCTGACCGTG
This portion of the Candidatus Didemnitutus sp. genome encodes:
- a CDS encoding nucleotidyl transferase AbiEii/AbiGii toxin family protein yields the protein MSAAPKNLAASVKVRLQNEAARRDDDFNLLLLRYGIERLLFRLSQSAYADRFLLKGAMLFVVWDEKTHRPTRDLDLLGFGPSEKEDLQKLFQEVVTLPVVDDGLVFDPASVRAEDIREENTYGGVRVRIMAKLGPAEVPVQVDVGVGDAVTPAPETASFPTLLDFPAPQVRTYPVYTVVAEKFEAMAKLGIANTRMKDFHDVWFLTRRFQLDGPTLRRAIEATFARRQTPLPVWPDPLSDAFANDATKQTQWAAFIRRNSLTGLPGQFAEVVVAIRGQLEPLFRA
- a CDS encoding type IV toxin-antitoxin system AbiEi family antitoxin domain-containing protein; this translates as MDKSSLRILVSSWRVFRLESLLRIHTINEEVKIERNTMTLLKAAGDHASRLGVFRARDMVVAGYPREYLRRLVSQEQVRQLGRGLYASAGFDGDQNQSLVEAAKRVPRGVVCLVSALQFHGIGTQSPHQVWLALPRGSNRPRGVSLPLRFAQFSGSAYTFGIEEHTLTGGTVRVYSPAKTVADCFKYRQKYGLDVAVEALREGWRGKKFSMKDLAAAAAVCRVSRIMQPYLEMLT